AAGTACAGTTTAATTGCTGAGTTTAGCCATTAGTTCTCAATAGTTTACTAAACTAATGGCTAACATACCAATTCAGTTATAAGATAAAAAAATAGATGAATGCAGATAAAAACTTATATTTATCTGCATTCATCTTTTATTTTGAACTTATTTAGATTTTTCCCAGAAGTCTAATCTAATACTTTAGTTTTAATTAAGCTTATTTACTTAAGTTATTAGTAATTGACCATTACTTTTTATTTGCAATAAATTGTTGGTCTTTAGCTTGCATTTCTAACAGTTCTGGAACAGTTACAAAACTATAACCTTGCTTGCGAAAGTCGGCAATAATATTAGGTAAAGCTTGCACAGTGTGAGAACGATTACCACCGCCATCATGCATTAGCACGATACCACCAGGTTTTGCTTCTCTAAACACATTATTGATTAACCGTGGCACGCTAGGGCGCGAGTAATCCATAGAGTCAGAAGACCACATAATAATGGCGTATTTGCTATTTTTAGCGTAAGCAGCTACTCCATTATGCATAATTCCTCCTGGTGGTCGAAACAAATTTGTTTTTACACCAGTAAGTTGAAATATTAAATTGGTAGTATTATCAATTTCATAGGCAGCTGTTTGTGGATTCATAAAATGATACCAATGATGCCAAGTATGATTGGCAACAGTATGTCCTTCAGCTACGACTCGCTTTAAAAGATCGGGAAAATTCTTGACGTTCTGCCCAACGACAAAAAATGTCGCTTTGATATCATTTTGTTT
The genomic region above belongs to Calothrix sp. NIES-2098 and contains:
- a CDS encoding polysaccharide deacetylase, which produces MEHNKSFFWPQGLLIALVALVGSFSLGLMMLVKPNASEAQSQNNISETPTSAKLGTQERIESLKTTMLSSWQQQAKAKGFAYAIPPSFLGKTIEAAKLSQGKKVIALTFDDGPWPESTAQVLDILKQNDIKATFFVVGQNVKNFPDLLKRVVAEGHTVANHTWHHWYHFMNPQTAAYEIDNTTNLIFQLTGVKTNLFRPPGGIMHNGVAAYAKNSKYAIIMWSSDSMDYSRPSVPRLINNVFREAKPGGIVLMHDGGGNRSHTVQALPNIIADFRKQGYSFVTVPELLEMQAKDQQFIANKK